The DNA region AAGCTCACGAGATAGACGGCCGACGGGATCAGCACGAAACAGACGATGAAGTGGGGAAGACGGAAATCCGGCCACAGGTCCGGCCGGTACCAGTCCTCCGCATTGGCCTCGGCGAAGCGCGTGCGCCAGCGCTGCATCAGGCTGACCACCGCGACGATCGCGATGCAGGTCGCGAGCACGAACAACCCGCTCCATTTGCAGGCACAGGCAAGCCCCGCGAAAACCCCCGTCAGCGCGAAGGCAGCTTGCGGCCGCTTCTGCCTGAAGCCGTGGATGAAGGCCGCGATCGCGAACAGACAGAAGGCGAGCGCGAAAATATCCAGCATCGCGATCCGCGACTGCACGAACAGCATCTGGTTGAAGAAGGCGAGCAGCACGGCCGCGATGGCCCGCTCCTGCGAGGCGAACAGCGCCAGGGCGGCGAGATAGACCGCGACCAGCGCGAGCGCACCGAACAGCGCCGCGGGATAGCGCCATCCGAGCGGCACGTCGCCGAACGCCTTGATCGACAGCGCGATGATCTCCTTGGCGAGCGGCGGATGCATCGGGTTGAGGATCGGGCCCTCGACCACCGGCAACAGCATCTGGCGCGCCGCCGGCACGTAATGCACCTCATCGAAATAGAGCTTGTCCGGTGTGGTGATCCCGAGCAGCAGCACGACATGGGCGACGATGAAGATAATGGCCGCGACGATCGCCGTGCGCGCGGCGGGACGCCGCAGAACAGAAGGAGATTTGGATGCGGTGATCAAAGGACGAGCACGCTGCGAGGGGAACCAGTGTGAGCGAAGTGTGAGCTACGACGGCCGCGAGTGTGATGTATGTGACGAGTGTGATCAAATCTCACGTTGATGTCCGCAGCCGCGAGCATTTTCGAATCCATCGACCCTCACCATCCGGCGCAACTCAACACGGCTTGTGACAATTATACAATATCAGCTGCGTCCGCGATCCGGTACGATGAGAGGGTTAGTTCGATCGGTAT from Bradyrhizobium sp. B124 includes:
- a CDS encoding phospholipid carrier-dependent glycosyltransferase is translated as MITASKSPSVLRRPAARTAIVAAIIFIVAHVVLLLGITTPDKLYFDEVHYVPAARQMLLPVVEGPILNPMHPPLAKEIIALSIKAFGDVPLGWRYPAALFGALALVAVYLAALALFASQERAIAAVLLAFFNQMLFVQSRIAMLDIFALAFCLFAIAAFIHGFRQKRPQAAFALTGVFAGLACACKWSGLFVLATCIAIVAVVSLMQRWRTRFAEANAEDWYRPDLWPDFRLPHFIVCFVLIPSAVYLVSFVPLYGFSFTDLVEAQRRIFADNTTTAIAGHTYMSAWPSWPFLVRPVWYLFEKVGDDSFAAIVFLGNPLILWPALIALIVALRDWIVTRSRDAFLVLAFYLGPYLAWALLPRTLGFIYYYLPAAVTASFVLVYALTRKGMPRWLLWAFVAVGCAGFIAMLPITVAAIGTSMATFNRLMLFQSWI